A section of the Citrobacter farmeri genome encodes:
- the rsxC gene encoding electron transport complex subunit RsxC, with the protein MLKLFSAFRKDKIWDFNGGIHPPEMKTQSNGTPLRQVPLAQRFVIPLKQHIGAQGELCVAEGQHVLRGQPLTRGWGKMLPVHAPTSGTVVAIAPHSTAHPSALAELSVIIDADGEDRWIEREGWQDYRSRSREALIARIHQYGVAGLGGAGFPTGNKLQGGGDKIETLIVNAAECEPYITADDRLMQDCAAQIVEGIRILAHILQPREILIGIEDNKPQAISMLRAVLAGAQDIALRVIPTKYPSGGAKQLTQILTGKQVPHGGRSSDIGVLMQNVGTAYAVKRAIIDGEPITERVVTLTGEAVSRPGNVWARLGTPVRHLLNDAGFCPSADQMVIMGGPLMGFTLPWLDVPVVKITNCLLAPSATEMGEPQEEKGCIRCSACADACPADLLPQQLYWFSKGQQHDKATAHNISDCIECGACAWVCPSNIPLVQYFRQEKAELYAISQEEKRAAEAKARFEARQARLEREKAARLERHKKAAVQPVAKDQDAIAAALARVKEKQAQATQPITINTGEKPDNSAAIAAREARKALARAKQAENATADDTDPRKAAVEAAIARAKARKLEQQASSKPAVSDKPVDPRKAAVEAAIARAKARKLEQQASSEPAASDKPVDPRKAAVEAAIARAKARKQEQQASSEPTASDKPVDPRKAAVAAAIARAKAKKDAQQQVVNEE; encoded by the coding sequence ATGCTTAAGTTATTCTCTGCTTTCAGAAAAGATAAGATCTGGGATTTCAACGGCGGTATCCATCCGCCTGAAATGAAAACCCAGTCAAACGGCACGCCGCTGCGCCAGGTTCCCCTTGCGCAGCGCTTCGTTATTCCCCTCAAACAGCATATCGGTGCTCAAGGGGAACTGTGCGTTGCCGAAGGACAACACGTGTTGCGTGGACAGCCGCTCACCCGTGGCTGGGGAAAAATGCTTCCGGTTCACGCCCCCACCTCCGGGACGGTGGTGGCGATCGCACCTCACTCAACGGCGCACCCTTCAGCATTAGCCGAACTGAGCGTGATCATTGATGCCGACGGCGAAGACCGCTGGATTGAGCGCGAAGGCTGGCAGGATTACCGTTCGCGGAGTCGTGAAGCGTTGATCGCCCGCATTCACCAGTACGGCGTCGCCGGACTGGGCGGCGCTGGCTTTCCAACCGGCAATAAATTGCAGGGTGGCGGCGACAAAATCGAAACGCTGATCGTCAACGCCGCGGAATGTGAACCTTATATCACCGCCGACGATCGCTTAATGCAGGATTGTGCAGCGCAGATCGTCGAAGGTATCCGCATCCTGGCCCATATTCTGCAACCGCGTGAAATCCTCATCGGTATCGAAGATAACAAACCGCAGGCGATCTCAATGCTGCGCGCGGTGTTGGCCGGCGCGCAGGATATTGCGCTGCGCGTGATCCCAACAAAATATCCTTCGGGCGGCGCAAAGCAACTGACCCAAATCCTGACCGGAAAACAGGTTCCACACGGCGGACGTTCTTCCGATATCGGCGTACTGATGCAAAACGTCGGCACGGCGTATGCGGTAAAACGCGCGATCATTGACGGCGAACCCATTACCGAGCGCGTTGTCACTCTCACTGGTGAAGCGGTCAGTCGTCCAGGCAACGTCTGGGCGAGACTTGGTACGCCAGTGCGCCATCTGCTGAATGATGCTGGCTTCTGCCCCTCTGCCGATCAGATGGTGATTATGGGAGGCCCGCTAATGGGCTTCACCCTGCCGTGGCTCGATGTACCGGTGGTTAAGATCACCAACTGTTTGCTGGCGCCGTCAGCGACGGAGATGGGCGAACCGCAGGAAGAAAAAGGCTGCATTCGCTGTAGCGCCTGTGCCGACGCCTGCCCGGCCGATCTTCTGCCCCAACAGCTTTACTGGTTCAGCAAAGGGCAGCAGCACGACAAAGCCACGGCGCATAACATTTCCGACTGTATTGAGTGTGGCGCTTGCGCCTGGGTCTGCCCAAGTAATATTCCGTTAGTGCAATATTTTCGTCAGGAAAAAGCGGAGCTTTATGCAATAAGCCAGGAAGAAAAACGAGCGGCAGAAGCTAAAGCGCGTTTCGAAGCGCGTCAGGCTCGCCTGGAGCGTGAGAAAGCGGCGCGCCTGGAACGTCATAAGAAAGCGGCCGTGCAGCCTGTGGCAAAAGATCAGGATGCCATTGCCGCCGCCCTGGCTCGCGTCAAAGAGAAACAGGCTCAGGCAACACAGCCGATAACGATTAACACTGGCGAAAAGCCGGACAATAGCGCGGCGATCGCGGCTCGCGAGGCGCGTAAAGCGCTGGCACGAGCAAAACAGGCGGAGAACGCCACCGCTGACGACACCGATCCACGCAAAGCCGCCGTCGAAGCCGCTATCGCCCGCGCAAAGGCGCGCAAACTGGAACAGCAGGCCAGCAGCAAACCCGCCGTATCGGATAAACCGGTGGATCCACGCAAAGCCGCCGTCGAAGCCGCTATCGCACGCGCAAAGGCGCGCAAACTGGAACAGCAGGCCAGCAGCGAACCCGCCGCATCGGATAAACCGGTGGATCCGCGCAAAGCCGCCGTTGAAGCCGCTATCGCCCGGGCGAAGGCGCGCAAACAGGAACAGCAGGCCAGCAGCGAACCCACCGCATCGGATAAACCGGTGGATCCGCGCAAAGCCGCCGTCGCCGCTGCAATAGCGCGCGCGAAAGCCAAAAAAGACGCTCAGCAGCAGGTTGTTAACGAGGAATAA
- the add gene encoding adenosine deaminase has protein sequence MIDTSLPLTDIHRHLDGNIRAQTILDLGRQFNLFLPAHTLEALIPHVQVTATEPDLVSFLAKLDWGVKVLASLDACRRVAFENIEDAARNGLHYVELRFSPGYMAMTHQLPVAGVVEAVIAGVREGCEAFGVQAQLIGIMSRTFGEAACLQELEALLAHRDGITALDLAGDELGFPGSLFLSHFNRARDAGWHITVHAGEAAGPESIWQAIRELGAERIGHGVKAVEDPALMDFLAEQRIGIESCLTSNIQTSTVPSLSVHPLKTFLGHGILASLNTDDPAVQGVDIIHEYTVAAPAAGLNREQIRQAQINGLESAFLSAAEKQALREKVAAA, from the coding sequence ATGATTGATACTTCCCTGCCGTTAACTGACATTCATCGCCACCTTGATGGTAACATCCGGGCGCAAACCATTCTGGATCTTGGCCGCCAGTTCAATTTGTTTCTCCCCGCGCACACGCTTGAAGCGTTGATCCCTCACGTGCAGGTCACGGCGACGGAACCCGATCTGGTTAGTTTTCTGGCGAAACTGGACTGGGGTGTAAAGGTTTTAGCCTCCCTTGACGCCTGTCGCCGCGTGGCTTTTGAAAACATTGAAGACGCAGCGCGCAATGGCCTGCACTACGTTGAACTGCGGTTTTCCCCCGGCTACATGGCAATGACGCATCAATTGCCGGTCGCAGGCGTGGTTGAAGCCGTTATTGCCGGCGTGCGTGAAGGCTGCGAAGCCTTTGGCGTACAGGCGCAACTGATTGGCATCATGAGCCGAACCTTCGGCGAAGCCGCCTGCCTGCAGGAACTGGAAGCGCTGCTGGCGCACCGCGATGGGATAACTGCCCTCGACCTTGCCGGTGATGAACTGGGCTTCCCTGGCAGTCTGTTCCTGTCTCATTTCAACCGCGCGCGTGACGCCGGTTGGCATATTACGGTGCACGCCGGTGAGGCCGCCGGTCCGGAAAGCATCTGGCAGGCTATTCGCGAACTGGGGGCAGAACGTATCGGCCACGGCGTAAAAGCGGTGGAGGATCCGGCGCTAATGGATTTCCTCGCTGAACAGCGTATTGGTATCGAATCCTGCCTGACGTCAAATATCCAGACCAGCACCGTTCCCTCGCTGTCCGTCCATCCGCTGAAAACGTTCCTCGGGCATGGCATTCTCGCCAGTCTGAACACGGACGACCCGGCGGTCCAGGGTGTGGATATTATTCACGAATATACCGTTGCAGCACCCGCAGCGGGACTGAACCGGGAGCAGATCCGTCAGGCACAGATCAACGGGCTGGAAAGTGCCTTCCTGAGCGCGGCGGAAAAACAGGCGTTGCGTGAAAAAGTGGCGGCAGCATAA
- the rsxD gene encoding electron transport complex subunit RsxD translates to MVFRIASSPYTHNQRQTSRIMLLVLLAAVPGIAVQWWFFGWGTLFQIVLACASALLAEAAVLRLRKQSVVTILKDNSALLTGLLLAVSIPPLAPWWMVILGTVFAVIIAKQLYGGLGQNPFNPAMIGYVVLLISFPVQMTSWLPPQGIAATTPGLLDALQIIFTGHTASGSDMHTLRMGIDGISQATPLDTFKTSLHAGHSVAQIMQFPIYSGIFAGAGWQWVNLAWLAGGVFLLQQKAIRWHIPVSFLLSLAVCATLGWLFAPEALASPQIHLLSGATMLGAFFILTDPVTASTTNRGRLVFGALAGLLVWLIRSFGGYPDGVAFAVLLANITVPLIDYYTRPRVYGHRKG, encoded by the coding sequence ATGGTATTCAGAATCGCAAGCTCTCCCTATACGCATAATCAGCGTCAAACCTCGCGCATTATGCTGCTGGTTTTACTTGCCGCAGTGCCGGGAATTGCCGTGCAATGGTGGTTTTTCGGCTGGGGAACGCTGTTCCAGATCGTACTCGCCTGCGCAAGTGCGCTGCTGGCTGAAGCTGCCGTGCTCAGATTACGTAAACAATCGGTAGTCACGATTTTAAAGGACAACTCCGCGCTGCTGACTGGTCTGCTGCTCGCCGTCAGTATTCCCCCGCTCGCCCCCTGGTGGATGGTGATCCTCGGGACGGTATTCGCAGTGATCATCGCCAAGCAGCTGTATGGCGGTCTGGGACAAAATCCGTTCAACCCGGCAATGATTGGTTATGTGGTGCTGCTGATCTCCTTCCCGGTGCAGATGACCAGTTGGTTGCCGCCGCAGGGTATTGCCGCCACCACGCCAGGATTGCTCGATGCCCTGCAGATTATCTTTACCGGACATACTGCCAGCGGGAGCGACATGCATACGCTGCGCATGGGGATCGACGGGATTAGCCAGGCCACACCGCTGGACACCTTTAAAACCTCCCTGCACGCCGGTCATTCTGTAGCGCAGATCATGCAATTCCCCATTTACAGTGGCATCTTTGCCGGCGCCGGCTGGCAGTGGGTCAACCTGGCCTGGCTGGCTGGCGGTGTTTTTCTGCTGCAACAAAAAGCCATTCGCTGGCATATTCCGGTTAGCTTCCTGCTCTCATTAGCCGTCTGCGCGACGCTGGGTTGGCTATTTGCACCTGAAGCGCTCGCCTCGCCGCAAATTCACCTGCTCTCCGGAGCAACGATGCTGGGTGCATTCTTCATTCTGACTGACCCGGTGACGGCGTCGACGACCAATCGCGGTCGTCTGGTGTTTGGCGCGCTGGCGGGCCTGCTGGTATGGCTGATCCGCAGTTTCGGCGGCTATCCGGATGGCGTGGCCTTTGCCGTGCTGTTGGCCAATATCACGGTCCCGCTGATTGACTACTACACGCGTCCGCGCGTGTACGGGCACCGCAAAGGATAA
- a CDS encoding DUF2569 domain-containing protein, with the protein MTTTPAQRIGGWLLGPLAWLLVALLSASLALFLYATALASPKTFAMLAEQSTGNLLLWGVSFITAIAMWYYTLWLTIAFFKRRRSVPKHYIIWLLVSVLLAVKAFAFSPVPDALAVRQLLFPLLAAALLVPYFKRSARVKTTFVNP; encoded by the coding sequence ATGACCACAACACCGGCACAGCGCATTGGCGGTTGGTTACTCGGCCCACTGGCCTGGCTTTTAGTCGCCCTGCTGAGTGCTTCGCTGGCCTTGTTTTTGTATGCTACAGCACTCGCATCTCCCAAAACGTTTGCGATGCTGGCAGAGCAAAGTACCGGCAATCTGCTGTTGTGGGGCGTCTCTTTTATCACCGCAATCGCCATGTGGTATTACACCCTGTGGCTGACGATTGCATTCTTTAAACGCAGACGCAGTGTTCCGAAACACTATATTATCTGGCTCCTGGTCTCCGTCTTACTGGCGGTTAAAGCCTTTGCCTTTTCGCCGGTACCTGACGCCCTGGCGGTGCGCCAGTTACTATTTCCGCTGTTGGCGGCGGCACTCTTAGTGCCCTATTTCAAACGTTCAGCACGTGTGAAAACCACCTTTGTGAATCCGTAA
- the rsxA gene encoding electron transport complex subunit RsxA, giving the protein MTDYLLLFVGTVLVNNFVLVKFLGLCPFMGVSKKLETAMGMGLATTFVMTLASICAWLIDTWILIPLDLIYLRTLAFILVIAVVVQFTEMVVRKTSPALYRLLGIFLPLITTNCAVLGVALLNINLGHNFLQSALYGFSAAVGFSLVMVLFAAIRERLAVADVPAPFRGNAIALITAGLMSLAFMGFSGLVKL; this is encoded by the coding sequence ATGACTGATTACCTGCTGCTGTTTGTCGGAACTGTACTGGTCAATAACTTTGTACTGGTTAAGTTTCTGGGTCTTTGCCCCTTTATGGGGGTTTCCAAAAAGCTGGAAACCGCAATGGGGATGGGGCTTGCGACCACGTTTGTGATGACGCTGGCCTCAATCTGCGCCTGGCTGATTGACACCTGGATCCTGATCCCGCTCGATCTCATCTATCTGCGCACGCTGGCCTTTATTCTGGTTATTGCGGTCGTAGTGCAATTTACCGAAATGGTGGTGCGCAAAACGAGTCCGGCACTCTATCGCCTGCTGGGGATATTCCTGCCGCTAATCACCACCAACTGTGCGGTTCTCGGTGTAGCGCTATTGAATATCAATCTCGGCCACAACTTTTTGCAGTCGGCGCTGTACGGTTTTTCCGCCGCCGTCGGCTTCTCACTGGTGATGGTGCTGTTTGCGGCGATTCGCGAACGTCTCGCCGTTGCGGATGTCCCTGCTCCATTTCGCGGTAATGCCATTGCGCTGATTACCGCTGGGTTAATGTCTCTGGCCTTTATGGGCTTTAGTGGTTTGGTGAAGTTGTAA
- a CDS encoding electron transport complex subunit E, which translates to MSEIKDVIVQGLWKNNSALVQLLGMCPLLAVTSTATNALGLGLATTLVLTLTNLTISTLRRWTPAEIRIPIYVMIIASVVSAVQMLINAYAFGLYQSLGIFIPLIVTNCIVVGRAEAFAAKKGPALSALDGFSIGMGATGAMFVLGSLREIIGNGTLFDGADGLLGNWAKVLRVEIFHTDSPFLLAMLPPGAFIGLGLMLAVKYLIDEKMKKRRASATVTTELPSGEPGNAS; encoded by the coding sequence ATGAGCGAAATTAAAGACGTCATCGTTCAGGGATTGTGGAAAAACAACTCGGCACTGGTGCAACTACTGGGGATGTGTCCGCTACTGGCAGTCACCTCGACCGCCACTAACGCTCTCGGCCTGGGGCTTGCCACTACGCTGGTGCTGACGCTGACCAACCTGACCATCTCTACGTTGCGCCGTTGGACGCCAGCCGAAATTCGTATTCCAATCTACGTGATGATCATCGCGTCGGTGGTGAGTGCGGTACAAATGCTGATCAACGCCTATGCCTTTGGCCTTTACCAGTCACTGGGGATCTTTATCCCGCTGATCGTGACCAACTGCATTGTGGTGGGACGCGCTGAAGCTTTTGCTGCCAAAAAGGGCCCGGCGCTGTCCGCGCTGGACGGTTTCTCCATTGGAATGGGGGCTACCGGCGCCATGTTTGTGCTGGGTTCCCTGCGCGAGATCATCGGCAACGGGACCCTGTTTGACGGGGCGGATGGACTCCTCGGCAATTGGGCGAAGGTGCTGCGTGTGGAAATTTTCCACACCGACTCTCCTTTCCTGCTGGCAATGTTGCCGCCAGGCGCATTTATTGGGCTGGGCCTTATGTTGGCGGTAAAATATCTCATTGATGAGAAAATGAAAAAACGCCGCGCCAGTGCGACAGTCACGACAGAATTACCCTCTGGCGAACCAGGGAATGCCTCATGA
- a CDS encoding oxidoreductase, whose translation MSDNIRVGLIGYGYASKTFHAPLIVGTPGLELAAVSSSDAAKVKADWPSVAVVSEPKHLFNDPNIDLIVIPTPNDTHFPLAKAALEAGKHVVVDKPFTVTLSQARELDALARSLGRVLSVFHNRRWDSDFLTLKAMLAEGVLGEVAYFESHFDRFRPQVRDRWREQGGPGSGIWYDLAPHLLDQAINLFGLPVSMTVDLAQLRPGAQSTDYFHATLSYPQRRVILHGTMLAAAESARYIVHGSRGSYVKYGLDPQEERLKNGERLPQEDWGYDMRDGIVTRVEGDTRVEETWLTVPGNYPAYYAGIRDALNGNGENPVPASQAIQIMELIELGIESAKHRSTLCLA comes from the coding sequence ATGAGTGACAACATCCGTGTAGGACTGATTGGCTACGGATACGCCAGTAAAACGTTCCATGCTCCCCTGATTGTCGGCACGCCGGGACTGGAACTGGCGGCAGTTTCCAGTAGTGATGCAGCGAAAGTGAAGGCGGACTGGCCTTCCGTGGCCGTTGTCTCTGAGCCGAAGCATCTGTTCAATGACCCCAATATCGATCTGATCGTTATCCCAACGCCCAACGATACCCACTTCCCGCTCGCTAAAGCGGCACTGGAGGCTGGCAAGCATGTGGTAGTGGATAAACCTTTTACCGTGACACTGTCACAAGCGCGTGAGCTGGATGCGCTGGCGCGCAGTCTGGGACGGGTGCTTTCAGTTTTTCACAACCGTCGCTGGGACAGTGACTTTTTGACTCTGAAAGCGATGCTGGCAGAAGGCGTGCTGGGCGAGGTCGCCTATTTTGAATCGCATTTCGATCGCTTTCGTCCACAGGTACGCGACCGCTGGCGTGAACAAGGGGGACCGGGGAGCGGTATCTGGTACGATCTGGCGCCGCATCTCCTGGACCAGGCGATCAATTTGTTTGGTCTGCCTGTCAGCATGACGGTAGATTTGGCCCAGTTGCGTCCGGGGGCGCAGTCAACGGACTACTTCCATGCCACGCTTTCTTACCCACAGCGTCGGGTGATCTTACACGGAACGATGCTGGCAGCTGCGGAATCGGCACGTTACATCGTACATGGTTCGCGTGGCAGCTACGTGAAATACGGCCTGGATCCGCAGGAAGAGCGCCTGAAAAACGGCGAACGTCTGCCGCAGGAGGACTGGGGCTATGACATGCGAGATGGTATCGTCACTCGCGTTGAAGGTGACACCCGGGTGGAAGAGACCTGGCTGACCGTGCCGGGGAATTATCCGGCTTACTATGCGGGGATCCGTGACGCGCTGAATGGTAACGGCGAAAACCCGGTGCCGGCGAGTCAGGCCATCCAGATCATGGAATTAATTGAACTGGGGATAGAGTCGGCCAAACATCGTTCGACGTTATGCCTTGCCTGA
- the ydgT gene encoding transcription modulator YdgT: MTVQDYLLKFRKISSLESLEKLFDHLHYTLTDDRDIINMYRAADHRRAELVSGGRLFDVGQVPKSVWRYVQ; encoded by the coding sequence ATGACTGTTCAGGATTATTTATTAAAATTTCGCAAAATTAGCTCGCTTGAAAGCCTTGAAAAACTGTTTGACCATCTGCATTACACCCTTACTGACGACCGGGATATTATCAATATGTATCGCGCGGCCGATCACCGCCGTGCAGAGCTGGTCTCCGGCGGTCGCCTTTTTGATGTTGGTCAGGTGCCGAAATCAGTCTGGCGCTACGTGCAATAA
- the blr gene encoding division septum protein Blr, whose amino-acid sequence MNRLIELTGWVVLAVSVVLLGVANHIDNYQPPEPTAAIQPK is encoded by the coding sequence ATCAATCGTCTTATTGAATTAACAGGTTGGGTGGTTCTTGCGGTCTCCGTGGTCCTCCTCGGCGTCGCTAATCATATCGATAATTATCAGCCTCCCGAACCGACCGCCGCTATTCAGCCGAAATAG
- the rsxB gene encoding electron transport complex subunit RsxB has translation MNAIWIAVAAVSLLGLVFGAILGYASRRYAVEDDPVVEKIDEILPQSQCGQCGYPGCRPYAEAIGGQGEKINRCAPGGEAVMLKIAELLNVDPQPIDGDEQDVAPVRMLAVIDEANCIGCTKCIQACPVDAIIGATRAMHTVMSDLCTGCNLCVDPCPTHCIELRPVAETPDSWKWDLNTIPVRIIPVEQHA, from the coding sequence ATGAATGCTATCTGGATTGCCGTTGCCGCCGTGAGCCTGCTGGGTCTGGTGTTCGGCGCTATCCTGGGTTATGCCTCCCGTCGTTACGCGGTTGAGGATGATCCTGTTGTTGAAAAAATTGATGAAATTCTGCCGCAGAGCCAGTGTGGGCAATGCGGCTATCCTGGCTGTCGCCCCTACGCGGAAGCGATTGGCGGCCAGGGGGAAAAAATTAACCGCTGTGCGCCCGGTGGCGAAGCGGTGATGTTGAAAATTGCGGAACTGCTGAACGTGGATCCCCAGCCAATTGATGGCGATGAACAGGACGTTGCGCCGGTTCGTATGCTGGCGGTGATTGATGAAGCCAACTGTATTGGCTGTACCAAATGTATTCAGGCCTGTCCGGTCGATGCGATTATTGGCGCAACCCGCGCCATGCACACGGTGATGAGCGATCTGTGCACGGGCTGCAATCTGTGCGTTGACCCCTGCCCGACTCACTGTATAGAACTGCGTCCGGTCGCCGAAACGCCTGACAGCTGGAAGTGGGATTTGAACACGATCCCCGTGCGTATTATCCCCGTGGAACAACATGCTTAA
- the rsxG gene encoding electron transport complex subunit RsxG, with translation MLKTIRKHGITLALFAAGSTGLTAAINLMTKSTIDEQAAIQQKALFDQVLPADRYNNRLQDRCFVVSSPALGKGEHRVYIAEQDGTPVAAVLETTAPDGYSGAIQLLVGADFSGTVLGTRVTEHHETPGLGDKIELRLSDWITGFSGKKIQGDNDSHWAVKKDGGDFDQFTGATITPRAVVNAVKRAGLYAQTLPAQLPQLPACGE, from the coding sequence ATGCTGAAAACGATTCGTAAACATGGCATCACCCTGGCGCTGTTTGCGGCAGGGTCAACCGGACTGACCGCCGCCATCAACCTGATGACTAAATCCACCATTGATGAGCAGGCTGCGATTCAACAGAAGGCGCTGTTTGATCAGGTACTGCCTGCCGATCGCTATAATAACCGTTTGCAGGATCGCTGTTTCGTTGTCAGTTCACCCGCGCTGGGGAAAGGCGAACATCGCGTCTATATTGCTGAGCAGGATGGTACGCCCGTGGCGGCCGTGCTTGAGACAACGGCACCGGATGGCTATTCTGGTGCCATTCAATTGCTGGTTGGGGCTGATTTCAGCGGCACGGTTTTGGGTACCCGCGTAACGGAACATCATGAAACGCCAGGACTGGGCGACAAAATTGAACTACGACTGTCAGACTGGATAACCGGTTTCAGCGGTAAAAAGATTCAGGGTGACAACGACAGCCACTGGGCCGTGAAAAAAGATGGCGGGGATTTCGACCAGTTTACCGGGGCGACAATTACGCCACGTGCGGTGGTCAACGCCGTCAAACGTGCGGGGCTGTATGCCCAAACGCTGCCTGCGCAACTTCCTCAACTTCCGGCCTGCGGAGAGTAA
- the nth gene encoding endonuclease III, giving the protein MNKAKRLEILTRLRANNPHPTTELNFNSPFELLIAVLLSAQATDVSVNKATAKLYPVANTPAAMLELGVEGVKTYIKTIGLFNSKAENVIKTCRILLEQHHGEVPEDRAALEALPGVGRKTANVVLNTAFGWPTIAVDTHIFRVCNRTQFAPGKNVEQVEEKLLKVVPAEFKVDCHHWLILHGRYTCIARKPRCGSCIIEDLCEFKEKVDI; this is encoded by the coding sequence ATGAATAAAGCAAAGCGGTTAGAAATATTAACCCGATTACGCGCGAACAATCCGCATCCGACAACCGAGCTGAATTTCAACTCTCCCTTTGAACTGTTGATCGCCGTGCTGCTGTCGGCGCAGGCGACAGATGTCAGCGTGAACAAGGCCACGGCGAAACTCTATCCGGTTGCTAATACTCCTGCCGCTATGCTGGAACTCGGCGTTGAGGGGGTTAAGACCTACATCAAAACGATTGGTCTGTTTAACAGCAAAGCCGAGAACGTGATTAAGACCTGCCGCATCCTGCTTGAGCAACACCATGGCGAGGTGCCTGAAGATCGTGCGGCGCTTGAAGCGCTGCCGGGCGTGGGCCGTAAGACGGCGAACGTGGTACTGAATACCGCCTTCGGCTGGCCAACCATCGCCGTCGACACGCATATCTTTCGCGTCTGTAATCGTACCCAGTTTGCTCCCGGCAAGAACGTTGAGCAGGTGGAAGAAAAATTACTGAAAGTGGTCCCCGCAGAATTTAAAGTCGACTGCCATCATTGGCTTATCCTGCACGGGCGTTACACCTGCATTGCCCGTAAACCGCGTTGTGGCTCCTGTATCATCGAAGATCTCTGCGAATTCAAAGAGAAGGTAGATATTTGA